The following are encoded together in the Tursiops truncatus isolate mTurTru1 chromosome 10, mTurTru1.mat.Y, whole genome shotgun sequence genome:
- the CPNE5 gene encoding copine-5 isoform X6 — protein MRKLSTERDVATMQFCANKLDKKDFFGKSDPFLVFYRSNEDGTFTICHKTEVMKNTLNPVWQTFSIPVRALCNGDYDRTIKVEVYDWDRDGSHDFIGEFTTSYRELARGQSQFNIYEVVNPKKKMKKKKYVNSGTVTLLSFAVESECTFLDYIKGGTQINFTVAIDFTASNGNPSQSTSLHYMSPYQLNAYALALTAVGEIIQHYDSDKMFPALGFGAKLPPDGRVSHEFPLNGNQENPSCCGIDGILEAYHHSLRTVQLYGPTNFAPVVTHVARNAAEVQDGSQYSVLLIITDGVISDMAQTKEAIVNAAKLPMSIIIIGVGQAEFDAMVELDGDDVRISSRGKLAERDIVQFVPFRDYVDRTGNHVLSMARLARDVLAEIPDQLVSYMKAQGIRPRTLPAAPERSPPQSPTRTPPASPLHTHI, from the exons atgaggaaactgagcacagagagg gATGTCGCCACAATGCAGTTCTGTGCCAACAAGCTGGACAAGAAAGATTTCTTTGGGAAGTCTGACCCCTTCTTGGTGTTCTACAGAAGCAACGAGGATGGAAC GTTCACCATCTGCCACAAGACTGAGGTCATGAAGAACACCCTAAACCCAGTCTGGCAAACTTTCTCCATTCCTGTGAGAGCCCTCTGCAACGGGGACTATGATCG GACCATCAAGGTGGAGGTATACGACTGGGATCGAGATGGCAG CCATGACTTCATTGGGGAGTTCACCACAAGTTACCGGGAGCTGGCCCGCGGGCAGAGCCAATTCAACATCTATGAG GTGGTAAACccgaaaaagaaaatgaagaaaaagaaatatgtgaattCTGGCACA GTCACACTGCTTTCTTTTGCTGTGGAGTCAGAGTGCACATTTCTTGACTACATCAAAGGAGG GACCCAGATCAACTTCACGGTGGCCATCGATTTCACAGCCTCCAATG GGAACCCCTCGCAGTCCACGTCTCTGCACTATATGAGTCCCTACCAGCTAAACGCCTACGCACTTGCACTGACCGCCGTCGGGGAGATCATCCAGCACTACGACAGCGACAAGATGTTCCCCGCCCTTGGCTTTGGGGCCAAACTACCCCCTGACGGCAGGGTATCCCATGAGTTCCCGCTG AACGGCAACCAGGAGAACCCCTCATGCTGTGGCATCGATGGCATCCTGGAGGCCTACCACCACAGCCTGCGCACGGTGCAGCTCTACGGCCCCACCAACTTCGCCCCTGTGGTCACCCATGTGGCCAG gaaTGCGGCCGAGGTGCAGGACGGCTCCCAGTACTCGGTGCTGCTCATCATCACGGATGGGGTCATTTCAGACATGGCACAGACCAAGGAGGCTATCGTCAAT GCTGCCAAACTCCCCATGTCTATCATCATCATCGGCGTGGGCCAGGCAGAGTTTGATG cCATGGTGGAGCTGGATGGTGATGACGTGCGGATCTCCTCCCGGGGAAAGCTGGCCGAGCGAGACATTGTCCAG TTTGTGCCCTTCAGGGACTATGTGGACCGCACGGGCAACCACGTGCTGAGCATGGCGCGCCTGGCCCGCGATGTGCTGGCTGAGATTCCTGACCAGCTGGTGTCCTACATGAAGGCGCAGGGCATCCGCCCTCGCACCCTGCCCGCGGCCCCAGAGCGCTCGCCCCCGCAGTCCCCCACCCGCACGCCCCCTGCTTCCCCCCTGCACACGCACATCTGA
- the CPNE5 gene encoding copine-5 isoform X8: MKKKKYVNSGTVTLLSFAVESECTFLDYIKGGTQINFTVAIDFTASNGNPSQSTSLHYMSPYQLNAYALALTAVGEIIQHYDSDKMFPALGFGAKLPPDGRVSHEFPLNGNQENPSCCGIDGILEAYHHSLRTVQLYGPTNFAPVVTHVARNAAEVQDGSQYSVLLIITDGVISDMAQTKEAIVNAAKLPMSIIIIGVGQAEFDAMVELDGDDVRISSRGKLAERDIVQFVPFRDYVDRTGNHVLSMARLARDVLAEIPDQLVSYMKAQGIRPRTLPAAPERSPPQSPTRTPPASPLHTHI, translated from the exons atgaagaaaaagaaatatgtgaattCTGGCACA GTCACACTGCTTTCTTTTGCTGTGGAGTCAGAGTGCACATTTCTTGACTACATCAAAGGAGG GACCCAGATCAACTTCACGGTGGCCATCGATTTCACAGCCTCCAATG GGAACCCCTCGCAGTCCACGTCTCTGCACTATATGAGTCCCTACCAGCTAAACGCCTACGCACTTGCACTGACCGCCGTCGGGGAGATCATCCAGCACTACGACAGCGACAAGATGTTCCCCGCCCTTGGCTTTGGGGCCAAACTACCCCCTGACGGCAGGGTATCCCATGAGTTCCCGCTG AACGGCAACCAGGAGAACCCCTCATGCTGTGGCATCGATGGCATCCTGGAGGCCTACCACCACAGCCTGCGCACGGTGCAGCTCTACGGCCCCACCAACTTCGCCCCTGTGGTCACCCATGTGGCCAG gaaTGCGGCCGAGGTGCAGGACGGCTCCCAGTACTCGGTGCTGCTCATCATCACGGATGGGGTCATTTCAGACATGGCACAGACCAAGGAGGCTATCGTCAAT GCTGCCAAACTCCCCATGTCTATCATCATCATCGGCGTGGGCCAGGCAGAGTTTGATG cCATGGTGGAGCTGGATGGTGATGACGTGCGGATCTCCTCCCGGGGAAAGCTGGCCGAGCGAGACATTGTCCAG TTTGTGCCCTTCAGGGACTATGTGGACCGCACGGGCAACCACGTGCTGAGCATGGCGCGCCTGGCCCGCGATGTGCTGGCTGAGATTCCTGACCAGCTGGTGTCCTACATGAAGGCGCAGGGCATCCGCCCTCGCACCCTGCCCGCGGCCCCAGAGCGCTCGCCCCCGCAGTCCCCCACCCGCACGCCCCCTGCTTCCCCCCTGCACACGCACATCTGA
- the CPNE5 gene encoding copine-5 isoform X9, translating into MQVRTQINFTVAIDFTASNGNPSQSTSLHYMSPYQLNAYALALTAVGEIIQHYDSDKMFPALGFGAKLPPDGRVSHEFPLNGNQENPSCCGIDGILEAYHHSLRTVQLYGPTNFAPVVTHVARNAAEVQDGSQYSVLLIITDGVISDMAQTKEAIVNAAKLPMSIIIIGVGQAEFDAMVELDGDDVRISSRGKLAERDIVQFVPFRDYVDRTGNHVLSMARLARDVLAEIPDQLVSYMKAQGIRPRTLPAAPERSPPQSPTRTPPASPLHTHI; encoded by the exons ATGCAGGTGAG GACCCAGATCAACTTCACGGTGGCCATCGATTTCACAGCCTCCAATG GGAACCCCTCGCAGTCCACGTCTCTGCACTATATGAGTCCCTACCAGCTAAACGCCTACGCACTTGCACTGACCGCCGTCGGGGAGATCATCCAGCACTACGACAGCGACAAGATGTTCCCCGCCCTTGGCTTTGGGGCCAAACTACCCCCTGACGGCAGGGTATCCCATGAGTTCCCGCTG AACGGCAACCAGGAGAACCCCTCATGCTGTGGCATCGATGGCATCCTGGAGGCCTACCACCACAGCCTGCGCACGGTGCAGCTCTACGGCCCCACCAACTTCGCCCCTGTGGTCACCCATGTGGCCAG gaaTGCGGCCGAGGTGCAGGACGGCTCCCAGTACTCGGTGCTGCTCATCATCACGGATGGGGTCATTTCAGACATGGCACAGACCAAGGAGGCTATCGTCAAT GCTGCCAAACTCCCCATGTCTATCATCATCATCGGCGTGGGCCAGGCAGAGTTTGATG cCATGGTGGAGCTGGATGGTGATGACGTGCGGATCTCCTCCCGGGGAAAGCTGGCCGAGCGAGACATTGTCCAG TTTGTGCCCTTCAGGGACTATGTGGACCGCACGGGCAACCACGTGCTGAGCATGGCGCGCCTGGCCCGCGATGTGCTGGCTGAGATTCCTGACCAGCTGGTGTCCTACATGAAGGCGCAGGGCATCCGCCCTCGCACCCTGCCCGCGGCCCCAGAGCGCTCGCCCCCGCAGTCCCCCACCCGCACGCCCCCTGCTTCCCCCCTGCACACGCACATCTGA
- the CPNE5 gene encoding copine-5 isoform X11: protein MSPYQLNAYALALTAVGEIIQHYDSDKMFPALGFGAKLPPDGRVSHEFPLNGNQENPSCCGIDGILEAYHHSLRTVQLYGPTNFAPVVTHVARNAAEVQDGSQYSVLLIITDGVISDMAQTKEAIVNAAKLPMSIIIIGVGQAEFDAMVELDGDDVRISSRGKLAERDIVQFVPFRDYVDRTGNHVLSMARLARDVLAEIPDQLVSYMKAQGIRPRTLPAAPERSPPQSPTRTPPASPLHTHI from the exons ATGAGTCCCTACCAGCTAAACGCCTACGCACTTGCACTGACCGCCGTCGGGGAGATCATCCAGCACTACGACAGCGACAAGATGTTCCCCGCCCTTGGCTTTGGGGCCAAACTACCCCCTGACGGCAGGGTATCCCATGAGTTCCCGCTG AACGGCAACCAGGAGAACCCCTCATGCTGTGGCATCGATGGCATCCTGGAGGCCTACCACCACAGCCTGCGCACGGTGCAGCTCTACGGCCCCACCAACTTCGCCCCTGTGGTCACCCATGTGGCCAG gaaTGCGGCCGAGGTGCAGGACGGCTCCCAGTACTCGGTGCTGCTCATCATCACGGATGGGGTCATTTCAGACATGGCACAGACCAAGGAGGCTATCGTCAAT GCTGCCAAACTCCCCATGTCTATCATCATCATCGGCGTGGGCCAGGCAGAGTTTGATG cCATGGTGGAGCTGGATGGTGATGACGTGCGGATCTCCTCCCGGGGAAAGCTGGCCGAGCGAGACATTGTCCAG TTTGTGCCCTTCAGGGACTATGTGGACCGCACGGGCAACCACGTGCTGAGCATGGCGCGCCTGGCCCGCGATGTGCTGGCTGAGATTCCTGACCAGCTGGTGTCCTACATGAAGGCGCAGGGCATCCGCCCTCGCACCCTGCCCGCGGCCCCAGAGCGCTCGCCCCCGCAGTCCCCCACCCGCACGCCCCCTGCTTCCCCCCTGCACACGCACATCTGA